One stretch of Weissella koreensis KACC 15510 DNA includes these proteins:
- a CDS encoding chloride channel protein codes for MEHVLKESQNPKEIHQQTGILIISTIALGIIVGFSSLILSLFLDKVEQFFLSFKESALAPSATMIAGSHRLISVIIGGMLATIIWYILRTKFKPIISINQALKGKQMPWIETIIDVLTQIMFVGTGGSVGRELAPREAGAMLAQRWSNMINKIGLSKITPEDQQLLIAAAAGAGFAGIYIAPITGMFFCVEILLKKITPKTVTISLSMSVISMLIGSLVKGFKPYYLIHDTHFSLMMLPFVLIASPIIGLVGVLFRKAFKWAEKFQAKNKQILWQLPLLAVLTGLIAMIFPQIMGNGRALAQLSMNYNHHFFIGILILGAIAKATVTVLTIRAGASGGTLTPSIAIGSALGVLIGLGFNLLGFPLSLSQAALLGAAILLAASQQAPLMALFMIFEVSHLDYSAFLPLGLGVAIAAIISQLFFKGRL; via the coding sequence ATGGAACACGTATTAAAAGAGTCACAAAACCCAAAGGAGATTCACCAACAAACTGGAATTTTAATTATTTCAACGATTGCTTTAGGCATCATAGTTGGTTTTAGTTCATTGATTTTGAGTTTATTTTTAGATAAAGTTGAACAATTTTTCTTAAGCTTCAAAGAATCAGCACTCGCGCCTAGCGCAACCATGATTGCCGGTAGTCATCGACTCATTTCAGTGATTATTGGGGGGATGTTAGCCACCATCATTTGGTATATTCTACGCACTAAATTTAAACCCATCATCAGTATCAATCAGGCCTTAAAAGGAAAACAGATGCCATGGATTGAAACCATCATTGATGTTCTAACCCAGATTATGTTTGTCGGAACTGGTGGTTCGGTGGGCCGTGAGTTAGCTCCAAGAGAAGCCGGAGCCATGCTAGCGCAACGATGGTCAAACATGATTAATAAAATAGGATTATCAAAAATAACTCCCGAAGATCAACAGTTATTAATTGCTGCTGCTGCCGGGGCCGGTTTCGCCGGAATCTACATCGCCCCCATCACGGGGATGTTTTTCTGTGTTGAAATTCTATTAAAAAAAATAACACCAAAAACGGTAACCATCAGTTTAAGTATGAGTGTGATTTCAATGTTAATAGGTTCTTTGGTTAAGGGCTTTAAGCCTTACTATTTAATTCACGATACTCATTTCAGCTTAATGATGCTACCTTTTGTTTTAATCGCGAGTCCCATTATTGGACTAGTCGGCGTTTTATTTCGTAAAGCCTTTAAATGGGCTGAAAAATTTCAAGCCAAGAATAAACAAATTTTATGGCAATTACCATTATTAGCTGTTTTAACTGGATTAATAGCAATGATATTCCCACAAATCATGGGAAATGGTCGGGCCTTAGCTCAACTGTCAATGAATTATAATCACCATTTTTTTATCGGGATTCTTATTTTGGGCGCAATCGCTAAAGCTACCGTAACAGTTTTAACGATTCGTGCTGGCGCATCCGGTGGAACGTTAACCCCATCAATTGCGATTGGATCAGCCTTAGGTGTTTTAATTGGACTAGGCTTTAATTTATTAGGCTTCCCACTTTCATTGAGTCAAGCAGCATTATTAGGTGCCGCTATTCTCTTGGCTGCCTCACAACAAGCTCCTTTAATGGCTTTATTTATGATTTTCGAAGTTAGCCATCTTGATTATTCGGCATTTTTACCTCTTGGTCTTGGTGTGGCGATCGCAGCCATCATTTCACAATTATTCTTTAAAGGTCGTTTATAG
- a CDS encoding ECF transporter S component, translating into MMQTRKLSLIALFSALSVILMVFISVPLIPTMPFLKIDLSFIPIFMGMMLLDLKSGYLILLIRSLLKLLLNNAGVNDYIGLPMNILGFMILMTVLYYCLTKNKWRPWIQKGMSIVLGSVALTVMMVLMNYFYAIPLYAQFANFNIGQVFGIFNYLLLAVVPFNLLEGVILISLSLLILPFVRRLINLI; encoded by the coding sequence ATGATGCAGACTAGAAAATTAAGTCTTATTGCCCTTTTTTCGGCTTTATCGGTGATTTTAATGGTTTTTATTTCGGTGCCATTAATTCCAACAATGCCTTTTTTAAAAATTGATCTATCGTTTATTCCGATCTTTATGGGAATGATGTTACTTGATTTGAAAAGTGGGTACCTAATTTTACTGATTCGGTCATTGTTAAAATTATTACTTAATAATGCTGGGGTAAATGATTATATTGGTTTACCAATGAATATTTTGGGATTCATGATTTTAATGACAGTTTTGTATTATTGCTTGACCAAAAATAAATGGCGACCTTGGATTCAAAAAGGCATGTCAATCGTACTTGGTTCTGTTGCATTAACAGTTATGATGGTCTTGATGAACTATTTTTATGCGATTCCGCTTTATGCGCAATTTGCTAATTTTAATATTGGTCAGGTCTTTGGTATTTTTAATTATCTGTTGTTGGCAGTGGTTCCATTTAATCTATTAGAGGGAGTTATTTTAATTAGTTTAAGTTTGTTGATTCTGCCCTTTGTTAGGCGATTAATTAATCTGATTTAA
- a CDS encoding Rrf2 family transcriptional regulator, which yields MKYSHKLSDAVHILAYVYIYADGDLSSKAIASSVETNQSMVRRMMSNLVRAGLLNSQPGKVEVSLAKAPQDISLLDVYLAIEDNHNFLHIDDKTNPLCIVGGNIQETLNDVYSKIQKDAEASMSEHSLQEIIDQILTLEKNKNR from the coding sequence ATGAAATATTCCCATAAATTAAGTGACGCCGTACATATTTTAGCTTACGTTTATATTTATGCTGATGGAGATCTATCAAGTAAAGCTATTGCTTCAAGTGTTGAAACAAATCAAAGTATGGTTAGACGGATGATGTCGAATTTAGTGCGGGCCGGTTTACTCAACAGTCAACCTGGTAAAGTAGAAGTATCTTTAGCCAAAGCCCCTCAAGACATTAGTTTGCTTGATGTTTATCTAGCAATAGAAGACAATCATAATTTCTTACACATTGATGACAAGACCAATCCGCTATGTATCGTTGGTGGCAATATTCAGGAAACTTTGAATGATGTTTATAGTAAAATTCAAAAAGATGCTGAAGCAAGTATGTCAGAACACTCATTACAAGAGATCATTGATCAAATTCTAACCCTTGAAAAAAATAAAAATCGTTAA
- the rlmD gene encoding 23S rRNA (uracil(1939)-C(5))-methyltransferase RlmD — MAYNRNPNQHDKPYHASRGTNSASNNVIVKIGDKLLITIKRLGINGEGIGYYKRKITFIPGALPGEVVDVKVTNFTDRFIEAEIRKFKQKSPDRVEPIDDQSVGGFELEHLSYPKQLEFKQDVIRQALEKYKPRGFEDIEIKPTIGMEDPRGYRNKAQFPIRQMKDGTISVGMYQRNSHFLVDLPKVSTQHPATLKVVRKVRDIIDELEIPIYEEKKNTGIIKTLVARVSESTGEVQLTIVTNSDKIPELSTLIAYIHDDLPEVVSIHQNINPDETSLIWGEKTKLLWGSNFITETINGRQFKLSPRAFLQLNPRQTARLYQEALSALDLTHADKLIDAYSGVGTIGISLADNAGEIRGMDTVPESIADANQNVLDNNVTNTKYFVGAAEDLIPQWTAAGWIADAIVVDPPRTGLDINLRNTILAHAPEKFVYISCNESTLARDLVDLLKVYDVEYIQPIDMFPQTARWEGIVKFTKR; from the coding sequence ATGGCATATAATCGCAACCCAAATCAGCATGATAAACCTTATCATGCTTCACGTGGAACAAATTCCGCCTCAAACAATGTCATCGTTAAAATTGGTGACAAATTACTAATTACCATTAAAAGACTTGGTATTAACGGAGAAGGAATTGGTTACTATAAACGTAAGATTACCTTTATTCCTGGTGCGTTGCCAGGTGAAGTTGTTGATGTTAAAGTTACCAACTTTACAGACCGTTTTATCGAAGCTGAAATTCGCAAATTCAAACAAAAGTCACCGGATCGGGTCGAACCTATCGACGATCAAAGTGTTGGTGGTTTTGAGCTAGAACACTTATCTTATCCAAAACAATTAGAATTCAAGCAAGATGTTATCCGACAAGCTCTTGAAAAATATAAACCTCGTGGTTTTGAAGATATTGAAATTAAGCCCACAATTGGCATGGAAGATCCTAGAGGTTATCGTAATAAAGCCCAATTCCCGATTCGTCAAATGAAGGATGGAACCATTTCTGTTGGGATGTATCAACGTAACTCCCATTTCTTAGTTGATTTACCTAAGGTGTCCACTCAACATCCTGCTACCTTAAAAGTTGTCCGTAAGGTCCGTGATATTATCGATGAGTTAGAGATTCCAATCTACGAAGAAAAGAAAAATACAGGTATCATTAAGACACTGGTTGCCCGAGTAAGTGAATCAACCGGTGAAGTCCAATTAACTATTGTGACTAATTCTGATAAAATCCCTGAACTTTCAACATTAATCGCATATATTCATGATGATTTACCAGAAGTGGTTTCAATTCATCAAAATATTAATCCCGACGAAACTTCATTAATTTGGGGTGAAAAAACTAAGTTACTTTGGGGTTCTAACTTCATTACTGAAACAATTAATGGGCGTCAATTTAAGTTGTCACCTCGAGCATTCTTACAACTAAATCCCCGTCAAACAGCGCGTTTGTATCAAGAGGCTTTAAGTGCTCTGGATCTAACCCATGCTGATAAATTAATTGATGCTTATTCTGGTGTTGGAACCATCGGAATTTCCCTAGCTGATAATGCTGGTGAGATTCGTGGAATGGATACTGTTCCAGAGTCAATTGCTGATGCTAATCAAAACGTTTTGGATAATAATGTTACAAATACCAAATACTTTGTTGGCGCTGCTGAAGATTTGATTCCACAATGGACCGCAGCTGGTTGGATCGCCGATGCAATTGTCGTTGATCCTCCCCGGACTGGTTTAGATATTAATTTACGAAATACAATTTTGGCTCATGCGCCAGAAAAATTTGTTTATATTTCATGTAATGAATCAACATTAGCTCGTGATTTAGTCGATCTTCTTAAAGTTTATGATGTCGAATATATTCAACCAATTGACATGTTCCCTCAAACTGCTCGTTGGGAAGGAATTGTTAAGTTCACAAAACGTTAA
- the guaA gene encoding glutamine-hydrolyzing GMP synthase — protein sequence MAELKQQESILVLDFGSQYNQLIARRIREMGVYSELKPHTITIEEIKAINPVGLVFSGGPNSVNDEGAFTIDPEIYNLNIPILGICYGMQLMAHQLPGGKVAPANNSSEYGETEMEVTDPEAVLFKGTPKKQVVLMSHGDYVDQVPDGFTAVGTSDNTPIAAMQNPDKNLYAIQFHAEVQHTVYGHQIIENFINATRAKRNWSMDDFIDQQIEEIRSTVGDKKVLLGLSGGVDSSVVGVLLQRAIGDQLTSIFVDHGLLRKNEANEVMEALGGKFGLNIIKVDAQERFLNKLAGISDPEKKRKIIGNEFIQVFDEEATKLKGIDFLAQGTLYTDIIESGTDTAQTIKSHHNVGGLPEDMQFTLIEPLKTLFKDEVRALGEKLGMPHDLVWRQPFPGPGLGIRVLGDITEAKLEIVRDSDAILREEFANHGLDAEVWQYFTVLTGVRSVGVMGDGRTYDYTISIRAITSIDGMTADFAKLPWDILEEVSRRIVNEVSGINRVVYDITAKPPATVEWE from the coding sequence ATGGCTGAACTCAAGCAACAAGAAAGCATCCTCGTTCTCGACTTCGGTTCACAATACAATCAATTGATTGCCCGCCGAATTCGAGAAATGGGAGTATACTCAGAACTTAAGCCACACACCATTACAATAGAGGAAATTAAAGCAATTAATCCAGTGGGGTTAGTCTTTTCTGGTGGACCTAATTCAGTTAACGACGAAGGGGCCTTTACCATTGATCCTGAAATCTATAACTTAAATATCCCGATTTTGGGAATCTGTTATGGTATGCAACTCATGGCCCATCAACTCCCCGGCGGAAAAGTAGCACCTGCTAATAATTCATCCGAATATGGCGAGACTGAGATGGAAGTTACTGATCCTGAAGCAGTACTATTTAAGGGAACACCAAAAAAGCAAGTTGTTTTGATGTCCCATGGTGATTACGTGGACCAAGTTCCTGACGGGTTTACGGCTGTAGGAACTTCTGACAACACACCAATTGCTGCAATGCAAAATCCGGATAAGAATCTTTATGCAATCCAATTTCATGCTGAAGTTCAACACACCGTTTATGGTCACCAAATTATAGAAAACTTTATCAACGCTACTCGTGCTAAGCGCAATTGGTCAATGGATGATTTTATCGACCAGCAAATCGAAGAAATCCGTTCTACAGTTGGTGATAAGAAGGTATTGCTTGGTCTCTCTGGTGGTGTAGATTCTTCAGTTGTTGGAGTTTTACTACAACGTGCCATTGGTGATCAATTAACTTCAATTTTCGTTGATCATGGTCTTTTACGTAAAAACGAAGCTAACGAAGTCATGGAAGCTCTTGGTGGTAAATTCGGTCTTAATATTATTAAGGTCGACGCCCAAGAACGTTTCCTTAATAAATTAGCTGGTATTTCAGATCCAGAAAAAAAGCGCAAAATCATTGGTAATGAATTTATTCAAGTTTTCGATGAAGAAGCTACTAAACTTAAGGGCATTGATTTCCTAGCCCAAGGAACGCTTTATACTGATATTATTGAATCTGGAACTGACACGGCCCAAACAATTAAGTCTCACCACAACGTTGGGGGGCTTCCTGAAGATATGCAATTCACTTTAATTGAACCTCTTAAGACACTCTTTAAAGATGAAGTCCGTGCTTTAGGTGAAAAACTGGGTATGCCACACGACCTAGTTTGGCGTCAACCATTCCCTGGTCCTGGACTTGGAATTCGAGTTTTAGGTGATATCACTGAAGCTAAACTCGAAATCGTCCGTGATTCTGATGCAATTTTGCGGGAAGAATTTGCTAACCACGGCCTTGATGCTGAAGTTTGGCAATACTTCACCGTCCTAACAGGTGTCCGTTCCGTTGGTGTCATGGGAGATGGTCGTACTTATGACTACACTATCTCCATTCGTGCCATTACTTCTATAGATGGAATGACAGCCGATTTTGCTAAGCTTCCTTGGGATATCTTGGAAGAAGTATCACGTCGAATTGTCAACGAAGTGAGTGGGATTAACCGCGTAGTCTACGACATTACAGCTAAGCCACCAGCAACTGTTGAGTGGGAATAA
- a CDS encoding SDR family oxidoreductase — MKYLITGATGNLGTRVVHNLIKLVGSESITAAVHTPSKANLIKELGVNLVSIDYLNVDSMVQAFKKQDVVIYIPSKTYSMLQRITEFENSIKALKLANVHNVVFVSFYADQENNPFTMSPYYGYAPRKLAGSGLAYAVIRNSLYADPLVPYLPELIERKHLIYPVGDQAMSFITQDDSAESIAKLAMQPNLRDHGQIYTVTQDNSLTMPELGKIMTTITDHTIGYEPVTTKEFGEIYAPDGDGEELASMYAAGALGLFDQVTNDFKTITGHAPKNMLNFLSRNYVERK; from the coding sequence ATGAAATATTTAATTACCGGCGCAACAGGAAATTTAGGTACTCGAGTAGTCCATAATTTAATTAAATTAGTAGGATCTGAATCCATTACCGCTGCAGTTCATACACCAAGTAAGGCTAATTTGATTAAAGAACTAGGTGTAAATTTGGTATCAATCGATTATTTGAACGTTGATAGTATGGTTCAAGCCTTCAAGAAACAAGATGTAGTGATTTATATTCCTAGTAAAACTTATAGTATGTTACAGAGAATTACGGAGTTTGAAAATTCGATAAAAGCCTTAAAATTAGCCAATGTACACAATGTTGTCTTTGTTAGTTTCTACGCTGATCAAGAAAATAATCCCTTTACGATGTCTCCCTACTACGGCTATGCTCCAAGAAAACTGGCTGGTAGTGGTTTAGCATATGCTGTTATTAGAAATTCACTATATGCTGATCCATTGGTGCCTTACTTACCCGAACTAATTGAACGAAAACACTTAATCTATCCGGTCGGCGATCAAGCGATGAGTTTTATCACCCAAGATGACAGTGCTGAATCAATCGCTAAGTTGGCTATGCAACCTAATTTACGAGATCATGGACAAATCTATACTGTGACTCAAGATAATAGTTTAACTATGCCAGAACTCGGAAAAATTATGACTACTATCACTGATCATACAATTGGCTATGAGCCAGTTACTACGAAAGAATTTGGTGAAATCTATGCTCCAGATGGGGATGGCGAAGAGTTAGCTAGTATGTATGCCGCTGGTGCTCTAGGATTATTTGATCAAGTCACCAATGACTTTAAAACCATCACAGGACACGCTCCTAAGAACATGCTGAACTTCTTATCCCGCAATTATGTGGAGCGTAAATAA